The DNA region CAGCAGATCGTCGCCGCGGTCGCCTGCGAGGAGTGGGGCACGGATGACCTGTTCGCACTCGCGCGCCGGGCCTACCCGTATCGGTCCCTGCCACGGGATGACTTCGACCAGGTCGTGACGATGCTCGCGGAGGGCTTCTCGCTGAGGCGCGGCCGGCGAGCGGCCTACCTGTTCCACGACCGGGTCAACGGCCGACTGCGCCCGCGCAAGGGGGCCCGGCTGGCGGCGATCACTTCGGGCGGCGCGATCCCCGACACCGCCGACTACGACGTCATCCTCGAGCCGGAAGGGACGGTTCTCGGCAAGGTGAACGAGGACTTCGCCATCGAGAGCATGGCCGGCGACATCTTCCAGCTCGGCAACCTGTCGTGGCGCATCCTGAAGATCGAGCCCGGCAAGGTGAGGGTCGCGGACGCCAGGGGGCAGCCCCCCGGCATCCCCTTCTGGCTGGGGGAGGCGCCGTCCCGGACGGACGAGCTGTCGGCCGCCGTGTCCCGCCTGCGCGAGGACGCCGCACGGAACCTCGAGGCGGGAGCTTCCGCATGCGAAGCCGAGACCGGCCTCGCCCCGTCCGCAGCCTCCCAGATCGCCGAGTACCTGGCCGCGGCGCGCGTGGCCCTGGGCGTCCTGCCGACCCAGAAGACTCTCGTCCTCGAGCGCTTCTTCGACGAGTCGGGGGGGATGCAGCTGGTGCTCCACTCCCCTTTCGGCCGGCGCATCAATCAGGCCTGGGGACTGGCGCTGCGCAAGCGGTTCTGCCGCACGTTCAACATCGAGCTGCAGGCGGCGGCGACCGAGGACGCGATCGTGCTGTCGCTCGGCCCGTCGCACAGCTTCCCCCTGGAGGACGTCTTCCGCTATCTCCGCTCCGCGTCGGTGCGCGACGTGCTGGTGCAGGCGCTCCTGGACGCGCCGATGTTCACCGTCCGCTGGCGCTGGAACGCCTCGCGGGCGCTGGCGGTGCCGCGCTTCCGGGGCGGCCGCAAGACGCCGGCCCCCATCCTGAGAATGCTGGCCGAGGATCTGATCGTCTCCGTCTTCCCCGATCAGATCGCCTGCGCCGAAAACCTGTCGGGCGAGCGGCGGATTCCGGACCATCCGCTCGTCCGGCAGACCATCGGCGACTGTCTCGAAGAGGCGATGGACCTTCCCGGTCTGGAGCGGCTCCTGTCCAGCATCGAGCGCGGGGAGCGGGCTCTCGTCGCCCGGGACGTCCGGGAGCCGTCGCCGCTGGCGCAGGAGATCCTCAACGCGCGGCCGTACGCGTTCCTGGACGGCGCCCCCCTCGAAGAGCGGCGCACCCAGGCGGTCTTCAACCGTCGCTGGCTCGACGTGACGACCGCCTCCGATCTCGGCTCGCTCGATGCGGCGGCCATCGACAAGGTCCGGGACGAGGCCTGGCCGCGGCCCGGGAGCGCCGACGAGATGCACGAGGCGCTCGATCTGCTCGGGTTCCTCACCGAAGACGAGGCCCGGGCCGGCGGCCGCGAGGATCTGCTGCGCGATCTCATGGCCGGCGGTCGCGCGGGGGTGATGCGCGCCGCGCCGGGGGGCCCGCGGCTGTGGGTCCCCCCTGAGAGGCTGCCGCATCTCCTCGCCGCCTTTCCAGAGTCCGTGCTCGAGTCGAATCTGGCCCCCCTGCCCGGGGCCGCCCCGGTGACCGGCGGGGCTGACGCCGCCGCGGTGACCGGCGGGCCCGGCGCCGCCGCGGCAGGCGCGGCCGGCGGCGGGCTCTCGTCCGAAGCCGCCCTCGCCGAGATCCTGCGCGGCCGGCTCGAGGCGAAGGGACCGATGACCGCCGGCGAGATGGCCTCCTCCTGCGGTCTCCCCGTGGCGGCGATCGACGCCGCGCTTCTGTTCCTGGAAGCCGACGGCTTCGTCCTGCGCGGCCGGTTCCGGCCGCAGGCAACGGGCATCGAGTGGTGCGCGCGCACCCTCCTGGCGCGCATCCATCGCCTGACGCTGAACCGGCTGCGCAGCGAGATCGAGCCGGTGAGCGCCGCCGATTTCATGCGCTTCCTGTTCTCCTGGCAGCGTCTGGCTCCCGGCGAGAGCGTAGACGGGCCGGCGGGCCTGGCGACCGTCCTGGAGGGGCTCGAGGGGTTCGAGGCGCCGGCGGCGGCCTGGGAGGGGGACCTCCTGCCGCCCCGCCTCGAGCGCTACGACCCGGCCTGGCTCGACGCTCTCTGTCTCAGCGGACGATTCGTCTGGGCCCGTCTCTCTCCGCCTCGGAGCGCCCCGTCCAGGAGCCCGGCCCCCGTGCGCTCCACTCCGATCGCCCTGGTGCAGCGGACGCGTCTGGCAGGATGGGCCTCGCTGGCCCGCAGGCCGGAGCCGAATCAGGACCTGCCCCTGGGGTCCGACGCCCGCGCCCTGCTCACTCTGATGTCGGAGCGCGGCGCCCTGTTCTTCGCGGAGCTGGCCGCCGCTTCGGCGCTGCTGCCGTCTAGGGTCGAGGCCGCGCTGGCGGAGCTGGTGGCGCGGGGCCTGATCACCTCCGACGGCTTCACCGGGCTCAGGGCCCTGATCACCCCGTCGAGCCGGCGCCCTTCCCTGGAGGGGCGGAATCGGCGGCGCACGGCGGCGCCGTTCGGAATGGAGAGCGCGGGACGGTGGACGTGCCTGCCGCGAGGCCCCTGGACCGACGTCCAGCCGCAGCACGCGGCGGACATGGTCGCGCCGGTCCTGCTGCGCCGCTACGGCGTCGTCTTCCGGCGGCTCCTTGACGCCGAGGGGCCGATGCCGCCGTGGCGCGATCTCCTGAGAGCGTTCTGGAGGCTCGAGGCGCGCGGCGAGATTCGCGGGGGACGCTTCGTGAGCGGGATGCAGGGGGAACAATTCGCCCTGGCGGAAGCGATCGAGCGCCTGCGCTCCGTGCGCCGCAGCGCGCCGGACGGCGTCCTTCTGGGGATCAGCGCGGCCGATCCGCTCAACCTGACCGGAATCGTCCTTCCGGGCGCGCGGGTCTCCCCTCTCGCCTCGGGCCGGATCCTGTTCCGTGACGGCCTGCCGATCGCCGTCCGGGAGGCGGGGGAGGTCCGGCTGCTCGTGGATCTCGAGCCGGCGGAGGCGTGGCGCGCCAGAAACGCGCTGCTCAAACGAAGCATCCCGCCGCAACTTCGCGCCTATCTGGGACACACGGCCTAGTAGCCTGTCCGGGTGTTCGGCCGGGCAGCGGCCGCCCGGGATCCGGCCGGGCTGCGGGCCTGGAGCCGTCCCAGTATTCCGCCGGGCGTCCCGCTTGGCTGGATTACAATGCCAGCGGCCCCGGCGCAGGTGAGCCGCGCGCGGCGGTCCTGAAGACGATCGAGATCGCCTCCGCCCTGCGGGCGGCCGCCGAGGCGCGGCTCGGCACATCGTGCTTTCCCGGCTGCCGAGCATGACGGGTCCAGGGAGGTGACGGCATGAACTGGCTCTTCAAGGAGGAGCCCGCGCATTACAGCTTCGACGCCCTGTCCCGGGACGGGGGGACGCTCTGGTCGGGGGTGAAGAACCCGCTGGCTCAGCGGCACCTGCGCGCGGTGCGCCAAGGGGACAGGATCCTCTACTACCACACCGGCCGCGAGAAGGCGATCGTCGGCATCGCGCGGGCGGTGGGTGACGCCCGCGACGATCCGGGGGACCGGACCGGCCGTCGGGCCGCGGTCGACATCGCGCCCGTCGGCAAGCTCCCGCGGGCGGTGCCGCTCGGCGAGATCAAGGCGATGAAGATGTTCGCCGCCTTCCCGCTGGTGCGGATCTCGCGGCTCTCGGTCATGCCGGTGGGCGACCGGGAATGGCGGGCCATCCTGCGGCTGTCGGAGACGGCCCGGGCGAAGGCAGGCAAGTCGCGGACCTCATGAATCGCGCCCGGTTCGAGGAGCTGGTCGCCGAGGCGATCGAGTCGCTTCCCGAGGACTTCAAGGAGAAGATGAACAACGTCGCGATCGTGGTCGAGGACCTGCCCTCTTCTCACGATGCCCGCCGGCACGGCCGCGGCGGGAGGACTCTGCTCGGGCTGTACCAGGGGCAGCCGCTGACCGCCAGAGACTCGCGCTACGGCATGTCCTTCCCGGACAAGATCACCATCTATCAGCTCAACGTCGAGTCGGTCTGCCGGGGAGACGCCGAGGTGCGGGAGGAGGTCCGCAAGACGGTCCTGCACGAGATCGCCCACCATTTCGGCATCGACGACGACCGCCTCCATGAACTCGGCTACTGACCCGCGCCTGCCACTGGCGCCCCTCGCCCTCGCGGCGATCCTGCTTCTCTGCGTCGCGGCCGCGCCCGCGGCCACCGGGCCCCGGACGCCCGCGCCGACGAACCCCATTCCCCCGAGGGGAGGCGCGAGCGCGCGCCTTGCGACGCCCGCGGAGCTGCGCGCCGTCCTGCAGAAGGCGGTGAAGGCGCTGACCAGGGCGGAGGACGCGCTGCGCGGCAAGGACCCGGGGGAGGTGGGCCTGCTGCTTCTGCGGGCGGACGAGCACCTGGAGCGCTTCCAGTCGGCCAGCGGCCTGGAGGCACTGGCCAAAGCGCTCAAGGAGGCGCGGGCCGCGGTGGGCGTCGGCGATGCGCGCGGTGGCGGGGCGGGGATCGGCGTGCCGGGCGCCGCCGGGGCAGGCGCCGCCGGGGCACGCGCCGCCGGGGCGGCAGAGACAGGGACACCGGGACCCCCGGCGGACGGCTCGGACCTTGCCGCGGCCGCCGAGGCGGTGAGGCGCGCCCGGGATCTGATGACGCCGCTGGCGGAGTACACGGTGCTCCGGCAGGGGGTGGAGGCCGGCCATGCGGCGCTCCGGGCGGCCGGGGCGATGGATCGCGCGGAGTTCCTGGCGGCCCTGGACCGTCTCGAAAAGGCCACGCTCGTCCCCGTCCTCATGGCCCGGCTTAGGGAGGCGCGCGACGGCATCAGCCGCGGCCGGCTGGCGATGGTGCGCCGCGACATGGACGCGGGGCGCACGCAGGTCGCCGCCGCCCGCCGGGCCTGCGATGGCCTCGAGTACGCGGGGGCCATGAGCCGGGCGTCGTTCGCCCTGTCGGTCGGAGCCGAGCTCCTGGCATCGAACTCGGTCATCGCCGCCCGCGATCAGATCCAGAAGGCCCTCCGGGAGCTGCGGCACGCCTCGGAGTTCGCCTCCGAGACGCAGCGAGCGGTCCTCGAGCAGGCTCGCGCGGAAGGCGCCGACATCTGGAAGCGAAGCAGCAGGCCCCGGGCGAGCACCGCCGAAGCCGCGAAGCTCGCGGACATCGCCCGACGGGTCGAAGCGGTCCGCCTCGAGCAGAGATGAGCGCCGCCGCGGCCTGCGCACTTGGCCCGCGCACGCGTGTGTGTGAGAATAGGCGCTCGTCATGAGCGCCCCCTCTCGCGTTCCCCTGATCCGGCTCCGTTTTCCCGGGGCGCTCCTCCGTCCCCTGGCCGCCGCCCTGTGTTCGGCCCTGGCGTTTCCGATCGGCCTGCCGGCGACCGCCCGGGCCGCGGAGGGGCCGGCGACCTCCCGGCCGGCGGCCGCGGCGCCCACGCCCGCCTCCCCGAAACGGAACATCGCCGGTCCGGGCGACTACCTGATCCGGCAGAAGCTCATGGAGCTGTACGGCAGGGACGCCGAGCTGGGCAAGGAGCCGTTCCACCTCATCCTGGTGAACGGCGGCGCGATCTTCTCCGGGGAGATCAAGAACCGCGCGGCGGCCAGGAGGGCCCTCTCGATCGCGGCGACGACCCGGGGCATCATCAACGTCACCGATGAAATGACGGTGCGGCGCGGCGACGTGCCCGATCCCGAGCTTGCGAAGGCGGTCACCTCCGTTCTGAGCGACGCGGCCCAGGGGTTGGGGCTCAAGGACCTGGACGTGAAGGTCGACGAGGGGGTCCTGACGCTCAGCGGCACGGTCCAGGACGTCGGGTCCCGGACCCGCGCCGAAGATGTGGCCGGCACGGTCATGGGGATCACGCGCATCTCGAACAAGCTCGTGCCGGTCGGCGCACCGGCGGGCTCCGACGACGCCTCCCTGGCGAAGGCCGTCGTCGGGTACCTGTCGGATTTCCACCAGTTCGCCTTCGGGGGCGACATCACGGTCCGCGCGGAGCGGGGTGTCGTGACCCTGAACGGACGGGTCGTGCTCCTCATGGCGCGCCAGCAGGCCGCCGTCGTGGCGTCCCTGGTCAAGGGAGTGTCCCGGGTCGAGAACCTCCTCAAGGTGGACCCCTCCTTCGCGGGAGGCCGGGCGGCGAGCGTCCAGGTCGAACGGTGAGATCGTCCGGTCTCGCGGTCGTTTCCCTTCTCGTCGTCGTGTCCGGCTTCACCTCCCCGCCCGCCCGGGCGCAGGCCCTCGAAGGCAAGGTCAGCCGCATCACGCTGGACAACGGCATGCGCTTCCTCCTCGTCAAGCGCGGCGTCGCCCCGGTGTTCGCGGCCAACCTGCGCTTCAAGGTCGGCAGCGCCGACGATCCCGGCGGCGAGACCGGGCTGGCGCACCTGTTCGAGCACCTCGCCTTCAAGGGGACCTCGACCATCGGCACGCGGGACGCGAAGAAGGAGGCCGGAATCCTCGACGCCACGGACCGCGCCGTGATGGACCTCCTGGGCGAGCTGGACCGCGGCGAGCGGGCCGACGCGGCCCGGCTCAAGAGTCTCAGGGAGGAGCTGGCATCCCTGCAGAAGAGCCTGCAGGAGATCACCGTGAAGGACGAGCTGAGCCAGATCCTGACCGGCAACGGAGCGACCGGGCTCAACGCCTCCACCAGCACCGATCTGACCTCCTACGTCGTGGCGCTCCCCTCCAACCGGCTGGAGCTGTGGTGCGCGTTGGAGTCGGCGCGGCTGCGCGACCCGGTGCTGCGCGAGTTCTACTCGGAGCGCGACGTGGTGATGGAGGAGCGCCGGATGCGGATCGACAATCAGCCGCAGGGGATGCTGTACGAGCAGCTGCTCCTGACCGCGTTCCAGGCGCACCCGTACCGCGCTCCGACGGTCGGGTTCCCGTCCGACCTCGAGCACCTGACGCGGCCGGCGGCGATGGAGTTCCGCCGCCGTCACTACCTGCCGAACAACGCCGTCGGCGCGCTGGTCGGCGACATCGACCCGGCCGCGGCCGAGCGTCTCATCAAGCGTTACTTCGGCGGCATCCCCTCCGGGCCGCTCGCCTCCGGTCCTCCGACCGTCGAGCCGGCGCAGAACGGCGAGCGGCGGGTCGCCGTGGAGTTCGACGCCGAGCCCGAGCTGATGCTCGCCTTTCACAAGAACGTCTGGCCCAGCCCGGACGACCCGGTGTTCCAGGTGATCGACTCCCTCCTGACCTCGGGGCGCACCTCGCGCCTGTTCCGCCGCCTGGTCCTCGAGACGCGCGTGGCAGCGGACGTCTACAGCCTGCAGGCGCCGGGCGACCGCTACCCGAACCTCTTCCTGATCGGCGCCGTGCCGCGCGCCCCCCACACGCCGGCCGAGGTGGAGACCGGCATCCTGCAGGAGGTGCATCGCCTGGCCACCGAGCCGGTCGAGGAGCGCGAGCTGCAGAAGATCAGGAACCAGGTCGAGGCCTCGTTCCTCTATCCGCTCCGCAGCAACGTCGGCCTCGCCTCGCAGCTTTCCTATTTCGAGATCGTGACCGGCGACTGGAACAACCTTGCCGCTTACAAGAAAGCCCTCATGGCGACGACCCCGGCCCGGGTGCAGGAGCTGGCCCGCAAGACCTTTGTCCCCTCGAACCTCACGGTCGCGGTCCTCTCCCGCCCGGAGGCCAAGGGGGGCGAGTCGGAGCAGGGGCCGGCCGGAGGTGCGTCGCCCGGCGGGGCGGGGTACGCGCCATGAGGCGCGCCGCGGCCGGACGGGGGGCTCTGTTCCTGCCGGCGGCCGTGCCCCTGGCGGTCCTGCTCCTGGCCTCCGCATCCGGAAGGACCATGGCCGCGCCTCCCCCCGGCGCGGGGCCCGCTCCTCCCCTGCCCGACCCGAGGACGCTCACCTACGGGCCGCTCCAGATCGCGTTCCCGAAGCCGGTGCGGATCTTCCTGCCGAACGGGCTCCTGGTCTACCTGTTCGAGGACCACGAGCTGCCGCTCATCGACGTGACGATCGATGTCAAGGCCGGGTCGATCTTCGATCCTCCGGAGAAGGCGGGGCTCGCCGATCTGGCCGCCACCCTGATGCGCACGGGCGGGACGGAGGCGATGGCGCCCGCCGCGGTCGACGAGGCCCTCGAGTTCATGGCGGCCCAGATCAGTCTCGACGCCTCCGAGGACATGCTGAGCGGCTCGCTGTCGGTGGTGAAGGACCGGTTTCCGGAGGGGCTGCGCATCCTCGCGTCGCTTCTGCAGAAGCCGCGCTTCGACCCGGAGCGGCTGGAGGTCGAGAAGGCGCGCGCCCTCGAAGAGATCCGCCGCCGTTACGACGACCCGGCCGACCTCGCGGATCTCGAGTTCAGGAAGCTGGTCTACGGCGCCGCGAGCCCGTGGGCGCGGCTCTCGAGCGTCGACTCGATCGGCCGGATCCGGCGCGACGACCTGGTCGAATGGCAGCGCCTCTACATCCACCCCAACAACGCGGTGATGGGGATCGCGGGGGATTTCGAGGCGAAGAAGCTGAAGGGGCTCCTCGAAGAGACCTTCCGCGGCTGGGGCAACGCCAAGATCACCCCGCCGCCCGTGGCGAAGGTGCGGGACGACATCCCCGCCGGCGTGCACCTCGTCTCCCGGCCGCTCAGCCAGACCCAGGTCGAGATGGGCCACCTGGGCGTGGGGCGGTTCGATCCGGACAAGTTCGCCATCAAGATCCTGAACTTCGTCCTGGGCGAGGGGGGGTTCACGTCGCGCCTGGTGAAGGAGGTGCGCTCGACCCGCGGCCTGGCGTACTCCATCGGGGGCGGGATCGGGCTCGACTCCGACCGCGGCCTGTTTCAGATCTCGACCAGCACCAAGGCCGGCTCGACGGTCGAGGCGATCGATCTCATCCGCACAATCCTGAGGCAGATGCGCGACCAGGGGCCCACGGAGCAGGAGGTCAAGGAGGCGAAGGAGGCGAGCATCAACGCCTTCGTGTTCTCGGTGGACGGCACCGCCCCCTACATGCGCGCCTTCCTGTTCTACGACTTCTACGGCTATCCTCCGGATTATCTGCAGACGTACCGCGACAACCTGTCGCGGGTGACCCGGGAGCAGGTCGCCCAGGTGGCGCGCAAGCGCCTGAATCCGGACCGCCTGGTGATCCTGGTGGTGGGGAACGACAAGGGGTTCGACCGGCCCCTGGCCTCGCTCGGGCTCGGCGAGCCCCGCCCGCTCCGGCTCGACGAGGCCCCCGCCGCGACGCGCTGAACCGGCACGTCCGGGCCGGCCCGGCGACCGGCCGCGGGTCGCGCGGATGACGCCCAGGGGCTCCCGGAGCCTACTCGAAGAGATTGATCTGGATGGCCTTGTCGAGCCAGCGCACCGGTTTCGGGGGGGCCGCCTGCGGCACCGGTGCATCCGGCACCGCGAACACGGGGCAGATGTCGCGGTACTCGCACCAGCGGCAGAGGACGCTTTCATGGGGCGGAAAGGCCGTCGTCCCCTCGATCGTGTCGATGAGGCCGATGGTCTTCTTCCGGTGCTGGTCGATCTCCTGCGGGGTCCGCGCCGAGGTCCGTCT from Candidatus Polarisedimenticolia bacterium includes:
- a CDS encoding pitrilysin family protein, whose amino-acid sequence is MRSSGLAVVSLLVVVSGFTSPPARAQALEGKVSRITLDNGMRFLLVKRGVAPVFAANLRFKVGSADDPGGETGLAHLFEHLAFKGTSTIGTRDAKKEAGILDATDRAVMDLLGELDRGERADAARLKSLREELASLQKSLQEITVKDELSQILTGNGATGLNASTSTDLTSYVVALPSNRLELWCALESARLRDPVLREFYSERDVVMEERRMRIDNQPQGMLYEQLLLTAFQAHPYRAPTVGFPSDLEHLTRPAAMEFRRRHYLPNNAVGALVGDIDPAAAERLIKRYFGGIPSGPLASGPPTVEPAQNGERRVAVEFDAEPELMLAFHKNVWPSPDDPVFQVIDSLLTSGRTSRLFRRLVLETRVAADVYSLQAPGDRYPNLFLIGAVPRAPHTPAEVETGILQEVHRLATEPVEERELQKIRNQVEASFLYPLRSNVGLASQLSYFEIVTGDWNNLAAYKKALMATTPARVQELARKTFVPSNLTVAVLSRPEAKGGESEQGPAGGASPGGAGYAP
- a CDS encoding DEAD/DEAH box helicase — translated: MDQPPLERFHPAVAAWFSRRFQAPTGAQALAWPSILDGRSTLVAAPTGSGKTLAAFLAAIDGLLRQAVAGRLEDATQVVYVSPLKALSNDIERNLQEPLAGIYEELAASGLTGIPPVRVLVRTGDTPANERTAMLRRPPHILVTTPESLYILLTSEGGRKMLRSTRTVIVDEIHALIDDKRGSHLALSLERLEWLSGEMRAEAGATPAGPPPASAAPAGAPLIRIGCSATQSPIEDAARFLVGAGGLDRDGAPRCTIVDTGHARDLDLAIEVPGSPLQAVMPNEVWEEIHDRLAALIQEHRTTLVFVNTRRLSERLSRHLSERLGAERVTAHHGSLSRQQRLAAEQRLKSGSLRALVATASLELGIDIGSVDLVCQVGSTRSIAVLLQRIGRSGHSVGGFPKGRLFPLTRDELVECAALLQCVRRGELDRFSIPRAPLDILAQQIVAAVACEEWGTDDLFALARRAYPYRSLPRDDFDQVVTMLAEGFSLRRGRRAAYLFHDRVNGRLRPRKGARLAAITSGGAIPDTADYDVILEPEGTVLGKVNEDFAIESMAGDIFQLGNLSWRILKIEPGKVRVADARGQPPGIPFWLGEAPSRTDELSAAVSRLREDAARNLEAGASACEAETGLAPSAASQIAEYLAAARVALGVLPTQKTLVLERFFDESGGMQLVLHSPFGRRINQAWGLALRKRFCRTFNIELQAAATEDAIVLSLGPSHSFPLEDVFRYLRSASVRDVLVQALLDAPMFTVRWRWNASRALAVPRFRGGRKTPAPILRMLAEDLIVSVFPDQIACAENLSGERRIPDHPLVRQTIGDCLEEAMDLPGLERLLSSIERGERALVARDVREPSPLAQEILNARPYAFLDGAPLEERRTQAVFNRRWLDVTTASDLGSLDAAAIDKVRDEAWPRPGSADEMHEALDLLGFLTEDEARAGGREDLLRDLMAGGRAGVMRAAPGGPRLWVPPERLPHLLAAFPESVLESNLAPLPGAAPVTGGADAAAVTGGPGAAAAGAAGGGLSSEAALAEILRGRLEAKGPMTAGEMASSCGLPVAAIDAALLFLEADGFVLRGRFRPQATGIEWCARTLLARIHRLTLNRLRSEIEPVSAADFMRFLFSWQRLAPGESVDGPAGLATVLEGLEGFEAPAAAWEGDLLPPRLERYDPAWLDALCLSGRFVWARLSPPRSAPSRSPAPVRSTPIALVQRTRLAGWASLARRPEPNQDLPLGSDARALLTLMSERGALFFAELAAASALLPSRVEAALAELVARGLITSDGFTGLRALITPSSRRPSLEGRNRRRTAAPFGMESAGRWTCLPRGPWTDVQPQHAADMVAPVLLRRYGVVFRRLLDAEGPMPPWRDLLRAFWRLEARGEIRGGRFVSGMQGEQFALAEAIERLRSVRRSAPDGVLLGISAADPLNLTGIVLPGARVSPLASGRILFRDGLPIAVREAGEVRLLVDLEPAEAWRARNALLKRSIPPQLRAYLGHTA
- a CDS encoding metallopeptidase family protein codes for the protein MNRARFEELVAEAIESLPEDFKEKMNNVAIVVEDLPSSHDARRHGRGGRTLLGLYQGQPLTARDSRYGMSFPDKITIYQLNVESVCRGDAEVREEVRKTVLHEIAHHFGIDDDRLHELGY
- a CDS encoding BON domain-containing protein: MSAPSRVPLIRLRFPGALLRPLAAALCSALAFPIGLPATARAAEGPATSRPAAAAPTPASPKRNIAGPGDYLIRQKLMELYGRDAELGKEPFHLILVNGGAIFSGEIKNRAAARRALSIAATTRGIINVTDEMTVRRGDVPDPELAKAVTSVLSDAAQGLGLKDLDVKVDEGVLTLSGTVQDVGSRTRAEDVAGTVMGITRISNKLVPVGAPAGSDDASLAKAVVGYLSDFHQFAFGGDITVRAERGVVTLNGRVVLLMARQQAAVVASLVKGVSRVENLLKVDPSFAGGRAASVQVER
- a CDS encoding pitrilysin family protein, with the protein product MRRAAAGRGALFLPAAVPLAVLLLASASGRTMAAPPPGAGPAPPLPDPRTLTYGPLQIAFPKPVRIFLPNGLLVYLFEDHELPLIDVTIDVKAGSIFDPPEKAGLADLAATLMRTGGTEAMAPAAVDEALEFMAAQISLDASEDMLSGSLSVVKDRFPEGLRILASLLQKPRFDPERLEVEKARALEEIRRRYDDPADLADLEFRKLVYGAASPWARLSSVDSIGRIRRDDLVEWQRLYIHPNNAVMGIAGDFEAKKLKGLLEETFRGWGNAKITPPPVAKVRDDIPAGVHLVSRPLSQTQVEMGHLGVGRFDPDKFAIKILNFVLGEGGFTSRLVKEVRSTRGLAYSIGGGIGLDSDRGLFQISTSTKAGSTVEAIDLIRTILRQMRDQGPTEQEVKEAKEASINAFVFSVDGTAPYMRAFLFYDFYGYPPDYLQTYRDNLSRVTREQVAQVARKRLNPDRLVILVVGNDKGFDRPLASLGLGEPRPLRLDEAPAATR
- a CDS encoding EVE domain-containing protein, translated to MNWLFKEEPAHYSFDALSRDGGTLWSGVKNPLAQRHLRAVRQGDRILYYHTGREKAIVGIARAVGDARDDPGDRTGRRAAVDIAPVGKLPRAVPLGEIKAMKMFAAFPLVRISRLSVMPVGDREWRAILRLSETARAKAGKSRTS